In Saccharolobus solfataricus, a genomic segment contains:
- a CDS encoding bifunctional DNA primase/polymerase, with translation MDKIEWAKWFIDTLGFAVIPIDRDTKKPTIPNWQQYSTRALTDEEKEKFPKMIEEGYNYGIPGQMLDKNRALVILDFEDKELLKAWIGESELNKLCQNTLCVTTPHNGLHIYAITEEFPEYKFNPAFLRENKNVMDLQSLKSYVVAPGSCINHKFCDSAKCPWKGQDYVTCYYADITPERAKINEIHLKGFLKYLVEKGKKLGITPASGLLEWLGGNKKSDTEEDFEKLKEEMRKYDRYRGKTLDAIRDELCKAIKKKIEHAEEKAKETLNIAKGVLCDKKTYADIGIDRSRGDWHLLNFLLSHGATDLDVVMQLLPEDSKVFEPKWDKYTFHTVAKIWERVKPWLTEFRNGDKKTELKLRGALIISNLLRKKYVIRTFYQDMGQWCFTKLFHLKDIILVLSKRD, from the coding sequence ATGGACAAAATAGAGTGGGCTAAATGGTTTATTGACACGCTAGGTTTTGCGGTAATCCCAATTGACAGAGATACAAAAAAGCCGACCATACCAAATTGGCAACAGTATAGCACGCGTGCTTTGACTGATGAAGAGAAAGAGAAATTTCCAAAGATGATCGAAGAGGGGTATAACTACGGGATCCCGGGACAAATGTTAGATAAGAATCGTGCACTAGTGATTTTGGATTTTGAGGATAAGGAACTTCTCAAAGCCTGGATAGGTGAAAGTGAGCTAAACAAATTATGCCAAAACACACTATGCGTGACCACGCCACATAACGGTTTACACATTTATGCGATAACAGAAGAATTCCCGGAATACAAGTTTAATCCAGCGTTTCTTAGGGAAAATAAAAACGTAATGGATTTGCAAAGTCTAAAATCATATGTGGTAGCCCCCGGTTCTTGTATTAACCATAAGTTCTGTGATTCGGCAAAATGCCCGTGGAAAGGACAAGATTATGTTACATGTTATTACGCAGATATCACGCCGGAGAGAGCTAAAATAAATGAGATACATCTGAAAGGCTTTCTAAAGTATCTGGTAGAGAAAGGGAAGAAATTAGGAATAACACCCGCGAGTGGATTGTTAGAATGGTTAGGCGGTAACAAGAAAAGTGATACTGAAGAAGATTTTGAGAAACTAAAGGAAGAGATGAGGAAATATGATAGATATAGAGGAAAAACGTTAGACGCGATAAGAGATGAATTATGTAAGGCAATCAAAAAGAAGATTGAACATGCTGAAGAAAAAGCGAAAGAAACGCTAAATATTGCTAAAGGCGTGCTTTGCGATAAAAAGACATACGCGGATATAGGAATAGATAGAAGTAGAGGGGATTGGCATTTACTGAACTTTTTGTTAAGCCACGGGGCAACAGATCTAGACGTAGTAATGCAATTACTACCAGAGGATAGTAAGGTCTTTGAACCTAAATGGGATAAATATACGTTTCACACGGTGGCCAAAATATGGGAAAGAGTGAAGCCGTGGTTAACGGAGTTCAGAAATGGCGACAAGAAGACAGAACTTAAGCTAAGGGGGGCTTTAATAATATCTAATCTCTTAAGGAAAAAATACGTAATCAGAACTTTCTATCAAGACATGGGGCAGTGGTGTTTCACCAAATTATTTCATTTGAAAGATATAATATTAGTCCTTTCAAAAAGAGATTGA
- a CDS encoding transposase — MVKAISTEKDLLLKVDKSFPWETFRSKLKSLYSKKPKWNVISLLKVLLIKLIFDISWNNLEGEIRDSKRFMDFLGGKIPPKSTVFSFYKKLQQTVIQEGETMRTTLMDELNKALDKVISEYREKGFELEVGREKTIGSRTTT, encoded by the coding sequence ATGGTAAAGGCAATTTCAACTGAAAAGGACCTCTTGCTCAAGGTAGATAAATCCTTCCCTTGGGAAACGTTTAGGAGTAAGCTTAAGTCCCTTTACTCCAAGAAGCCCAAGTGGAACGTCATCTCACTCCTCAAAGTCCTCCTAATCAAGCTCATTTTCGACATCTCCTGGAATAACTTGGAGGGAGAAATTAGGGACAGTAAGAGGTTTATGGACTTCTTGGGCGGGAAAATTCCACCAAAGAGCACAGTATTCTCCTTCTACAAGAAACTTCAACAAACAGTTATTCAAGAAGGCGAGACGATGAGAACAACACTAATGGATGAGTTAAACAAGGCTTTGGACAAGGTGATCAGCGAGTATAGGGAAAAGGGCTTTGAACTTGAAGTTGGGAGAGAAAAAACGATAGGTTCTAGGACTACCACATAA
- a CDS encoding ISH3 family transposase → MKHENTTKPAKFNRDFARSALKIIYSVLTKILFPEELLSALLKASGSYLSRLGKDGRRALRKLNAVQVEDVRDALRKMGRMTLRGVRDRRVAVDFHAIPQYHADKSFLSRIKPTKGTSWGLVQAAIFLLGRTRSFLDVIPVTVKNVAEGFKAVMEVIVKELEEDKLRLVIVFADREFAVNEVIRYLLELGLDFVISAKAQMYKKYKGMLQDVDVSFGGVRYTGFLCVRHGSGAYLIILRKEDGKIIAFLVRKEMDLYDAIVLAEMYRERWGIENAFRSLEEFRVRTRTCDVTLSDLSKIKSHYNYNVSYYTILHYIQV, encoded by the coding sequence ATGAAACATGAGAATACAACTAAACCGGCGAAGTTCAACCGGGACTTCGCCAGGTCCGCCCTCAAGATAATTTACTCGGTCCTCACTAAAATACTTTTCCCTGAGGAACTCCTCAGTGCCTTGCTTAAGGCAAGTGGGAGCTACTTGAGCAGGTTGGGAAAAGATGGGAGAAGAGCGTTGAGAAAGTTGAACGCGGTTCAAGTTGAGGACGTGAGGGATGCGTTGAGGAAGATGGGGAGGATGACGTTAAGGGGAGTCAGGGACAGGAGGGTAGCAGTGGACTTCCATGCCATACCTCAATACCACGCTGACAAGAGTTTCTTGAGTAGGATAAAGCCAACTAAGGGGACGTCGTGGGGACTGGTTCAAGCTGCGATCTTCCTCCTGGGGAGGACGAGGAGCTTCTTGGACGTGATCCCAGTGACCGTGAAGAACGTAGCTGAAGGTTTCAAGGCGGTGATGGAGGTAATTGTGAAGGAGTTGGAGGAGGACAAGCTGAGGCTCGTCATAGTCTTCGCGGACAGGGAGTTCGCGGTGAACGAAGTGATTAGATACCTCTTGGAGTTGGGCTTGGACTTCGTCATATCTGCCAAGGCCCAGATGTACAAGAAGTACAAGGGGATGTTGCAAGATGTGGATGTGAGTTTTGGCGGAGTTAGATATACTGGATTTCTCTGCGTGAGACATGGGAGTGGAGCTTATCTCATTATCCTGAGGAAGGAAGACGGCAAGATTATTGCCTTCCTCGTGAGGAAGGAGATGGATCTTTATGATGCCATAGTCCTTGCCGAGATGTACAGGGAGAGGTGGGGGATAGAGAACGCCTTCCGCTCTCTTGAGGAGTTTAGGGTCAGGACTAGGACTTGTGACGTGACGTTGTCCGATTTGAGCAAAATTAAAAGCCATTATAATTACAACGTCTCATATTATACTATTCTTCATTATATTCAAGTATAA
- a CDS encoding transposase → MQTMILPKTELKSLAITLATNNINVISQDLDPEIVKAAPSLLTGNRGKYYLKVVRRGEKVISKGQRTFKFYPIYREVKGETNVVAVDETGLTVGEKEQEKAEGFLLYNWKRKGVKMRSLDLVYPLRLPLLVEVADLRSDSPSQFLLRSVREVSQYMEIDYVVADAGFLNLGVIKEMPVKTIVRGKSNLKGFKELSNVPLVEKRYEVKDKVYVAYRVLEFEGLYYYDVVYVKGKPRHFMFVTNFEGDPYELAELYRLRWQVEEGFKVRKARIRYVRKLSNKIFLFLYYTVLDSAWNLVNHLLFNFKSTCKKVLSFDSFVKLL, encoded by the coding sequence ATGCAAACCATGATATTACCCAAAACGGAGCTGAAGTCCCTCGCTATAACTTTAGCAACAAACAATATTAACGTTATCTCTCAAGATCTAGACCCGGAAATAGTGAAAGCAGCACCATCCTTGCTAACCGGAAACAGAGGAAAATACTACTTGAAGGTAGTAAGACGAGGCGAGAAAGTAATTAGTAAAGGTCAGAGAACCTTCAAGTTCTACCCAATCTACAGAGAAGTAAAGGGAGAGACCAACGTAGTCGCTGTAGATGAGACCGGATTAACCGTGGGAGAAAAGGAACAAGAAAAAGCAGAGGGCTTTCTACTCTACAACTGGAAGAGAAAAGGAGTAAAGATGAGATCCTTGGACCTCGTATATCCCTTAAGGTTACCCCTCCTAGTGGAGGTAGCAGATTTGAGAAGCGACAGTCCATCACAGTTCCTACTCAGGAGCGTGAGGGAAGTAAGCCAATACATGGAAATAGATTACGTTGTAGCTGACGCCGGATTCTTGAACCTAGGGGTCATCAAGGAAATGCCCGTGAAGACCATTGTGAGAGGAAAGTCGAACTTGAAGGGATTCAAGGAACTATCTAACGTTCCATTAGTTGAGAAGAGATATGAGGTTAAGGACAAGGTTTACGTTGCGTATAGGGTCTTGGAATTTGAAGGGCTTTATTATTACGATGTGGTTTACGTTAAGGGGAAGCCGAGGCACTTCATGTTCGTAACGAACTTCGAGGGAGATCCCTATGAACTGGCTGAACTCTATAGGTTGAGGTGGCAAGTTGAGGAGGGTTTTAAGGTTAGGAAGGCAAGGATAAGGTATGTTAGGAAGTTGAGTAATAAGATCTTCTTGTTCCTCTATTACACGGTTCTGGATTCTGCGTGGAATCTAGTGAATCATCTTCTCTTTAACTTCAAGTCCACGTGTAAGAAGGTTTTGTCCTTCGATTCATTCGTCAAGCTTCTCTAA
- a CDS encoding CopG family transcriptional regulator, whose product MGRNPLVFLRLREEDIQILEKLAEYYGVPRSGVVRILLKEKAKELNLVTS is encoded by the coding sequence ATGGGAAGAAACCCACTGGTATTCCTAAGGTTAAGAGAAGAAGATATACAGATATTGGAAAAATTGGCCGAGTATTATGGAGTGCCACGCTCTGGCGTGGTTAGGATTTTACTGAAAGAAAAGGCTAAGGAGTTGAATCTCGTCACAAGTTAA
- a CDS encoding DNA primase family protein encodes MSKIGETPLDMGLKDAIIGIFIWNKEKGIFEPFENRLRKKARALLEYYTDLANDELKPYVISKTIIDNVVDEIKDKTLIPLPNEPLRVAFPNCTLEWKISHGRYVPSFVLAEERTPEHFAFHYIPHKIHLEELVKINEEVLSARDIPIDLIEDLARRLCPKSLEVFKQWANEKWVTLFEIIGYTLFPKIEFRKAFMILGPRGTGKSTFINLIKKLLGRGNVVNIPLHILFGDKNRFVLAELYHKLVNAVSETKEYNLDDMDTLKVLTGGDRITADVKFKDPITFTPYAKLVIASNKPPTIRDKNDMAFWHRWLIIEFPNQFEDNTAWGDKTFTEDELEGILTVSILAFSRVLLHGKFDFEQTEEEVRGIWLSTIDYVYKFVKEKLKHGEIMITKNADDYVRVKELYRMYLEYCSTNGYNATTYKGFVRRLRDYFNLTVVMKNVEGKRFRAVVGIKINTVQTNETTGGDYGEFLNYILKNNHMIKEFADLVRDFGSTEKANVFIDFCTKKNMCFSRGIDAWEISIQPRGFSFL; translated from the coding sequence TTGAGTAAAATTGGTGAAACACCACTGGACATGGGGTTAAAAGATGCGATTATAGGAATTTTCATATGGAATAAGGAAAAGGGAATCTTTGAACCTTTTGAGAACAGACTGAGGAAAAAAGCACGTGCGTTACTTGAATATTATACTGATTTAGCTAATGATGAGCTAAAGCCGTATGTGATAAGCAAAACAATTATCGATAATGTAGTAGATGAGATCAAAGATAAGACATTAATACCGTTACCAAACGAACCATTACGCGTGGCGTTTCCCAATTGCACATTAGAGTGGAAGATATCGCACGGGCGATATGTACCATCTTTTGTTCTTGCTGAGGAAAGAACACCAGAACATTTCGCATTTCATTATATTCCGCATAAGATTCACCTGGAAGAGTTGGTCAAAATTAATGAAGAAGTTCTTAGCGCACGTGATATACCAATAGATTTGATAGAAGATTTAGCACGGCGGTTGTGTCCGAAAAGCCTGGAAGTGTTCAAACAGTGGGCGAATGAGAAATGGGTTACATTGTTTGAAATTATAGGTTATACATTATTTCCAAAGATAGAGTTTAGAAAAGCCTTTATGATTTTAGGACCAAGAGGCACCGGCAAATCCACTTTCATCAATCTAATAAAGAAGTTACTAGGGCGTGGTAATGTAGTGAATATTCCACTACATATATTATTTGGAGATAAAAATCGATTCGTGTTAGCTGAATTATACCATAAGTTGGTTAATGCTGTAAGCGAAACAAAGGAGTACAACCTAGACGATATGGATACTCTTAAGGTACTAACGGGCGGTGATCGGATCACGGCGGATGTAAAGTTCAAAGACCCTATAACTTTCACTCCTTACGCAAAGTTAGTTATTGCATCAAATAAGCCACCAACAATAAGAGATAAAAACGACATGGCATTTTGGCACAGATGGTTGATTATCGAATTTCCTAACCAATTTGAAGACAACACGGCGTGGGGGGATAAAACATTCACTGAAGATGAGTTAGAGGGTATTCTAACGGTTTCAATTTTGGCATTTAGTAGAGTGTTGTTACATGGGAAGTTTGACTTTGAGCAGACAGAGGAAGAGGTTAGAGGAATATGGCTTTCAACAATTGATTATGTGTACAAGTTTGTGAAAGAGAAGCTAAAGCACGGTGAAATTATGATAACTAAAAACGCTGATGATTATGTTAGAGTCAAAGAATTGTACAGAATGTATCTGGAGTATTGTTCTACGAATGGCTATAATGCCACAACGTATAAAGGTTTCGTGAGAAGACTCAGGGACTATTTCAACTTAACTGTAGTAATGAAAAACGTAGAAGGAAAGAGATTCAGAGCAGTAGTAGGTATCAAAATTAACACAGTACAAACAAATGAAACCACGGGTGGTGATTATGGGGAATTCCTTAACTACATCTTGAAGAACAATCACATGATTAAGGAATTCGCTGATCTGGTCAGGGATTTCGGAAGTACTGAAAAGGCTAATGTGTTTATAGATTTCTGCACGAAGAAGAACATGTGTTTTAGCCGTGGTATAGATGCATGGGAAATATCTATCCAACCACGGGGGTTTAGTTTTTTATAA